The following coding sequences lie in one Mycobacterium gordonae genomic window:
- a CDS encoding type II toxin-antitoxin system VapB family antitoxin, which yields MLKRIEVLLDMDLVDEIIRRYHVADPREAVNLAMRTMLDEADNAEPGSHAEDYDEFSDLSAWSLHRNSDTG from the coding sequence ATGTTGAAGAGGATCGAAGTCCTACTTGACATGGACCTGGTCGACGAGATTATTCGCCGCTATCACGTGGCCGACCCGCGTGAAGCCGTCAATCTGGCCATGCGGACGATGCTCGACGAGGCAGACAACGCCGAGCCCGGCTCGCACGCTGAGGACTACGACGAGTTCAGTGATCTCAGCGCCTGGTCGTTGCATCGCAACAGCGATACCGGCTGA
- the rpmG gene encoding 50S ribosomal protein L33: MASSTDVRPKVTLACEVCKHRNYITKKNRRNDPDRLELKKFCPNCGKHQGHRETR, from the coding sequence ATGGCTTCCAGTACCGACGTGCGCCCCAAGGTCACTTTGGCGTGCGAGGTGTGCAAGCACCGCAACTACATCACCAAGAAAAACCGGCGCAACGACCCGGACCGTCTTGAGCTGAAGAAGTTCTGCCCCAACTGCGGTAAACACCAGGGCCACCGCGAAACGCGCTAG
- the hadA gene encoding (3R)-hydroxyacyl-ACP dehydratase subunit HadA yields MALSEKILGMHYRYPDHYIVEREKIREYATAVQNDDPAFYGEDAAAELGYAGLAAPLCFISVFGYKAQYAFFENANIAVTEQQIVQVDQVLKFKKPIVAGDKLYCDVHVDAVREAHGTQIIVTKNIITNDAGEIVQETYTTLAGRAGDDGEVGFSDASA; encoded by the coding sequence GTGGCCCTGTCCGAAAAGATCCTCGGGATGCATTATCGCTATCCCGACCACTACATTGTGGAACGGGAGAAGATCCGCGAGTACGCCACCGCCGTGCAGAATGACGATCCCGCTTTTTACGGTGAGGATGCGGCAGCCGAATTGGGATACGCGGGCCTGGCGGCCCCGTTGTGTTTCATCTCCGTATTCGGCTACAAGGCGCAGTACGCGTTCTTCGAGAACGCCAACATCGCGGTGACGGAGCAGCAGATCGTCCAGGTTGACCAGGTCTTGAAGTTCAAGAAGCCGATCGTCGCGGGCGACAAGCTCTACTGCGACGTTCATGTGGATGCGGTGCGTGAGGCGCACGGCACCCAGATCATCGTGACCAAGAACATCATCACCAACGATGCCGGTGAGATCGTCCAGGAGACGTACACGACCCTGGCGGGCCGTGCCGGCGACGACGGGGAAGTAGGATTTTCGGATGCCTCTGCGTGA
- the hadB gene encoding (3R)-hydroxyacyl-ACP dehydratase subunit HadB, producing the protein MPLREFSSVQVGDQLPERVYPLTRQDLVNYAGVSGDLNPIHWDDEIAKMVGLDTAIAHGMLTMGIGGGYVTSWVGDPGAVTEYNVRFTAVVPVPNDGKGAELVFSGRVKSVDPETKSVTIALTATTGGKKIFGRAVASAKLA; encoded by the coding sequence ATGCCTCTGCGTGAGTTCAGTTCGGTGCAGGTGGGTGACCAGCTCCCGGAGCGGGTCTACCCATTGACCCGTCAAGATCTGGTCAATTACGCCGGGGTCTCGGGTGACTTGAACCCGATCCACTGGGACGACGAAATCGCCAAGATGGTCGGCCTGGACACCGCGATCGCGCACGGCATGCTGACGATGGGCATCGGCGGCGGCTACGTCACGTCGTGGGTCGGCGACCCCGGTGCGGTGACGGAGTACAACGTGCGCTTCACCGCGGTGGTCCCGGTGCCCAACGACGGCAAGGGCGCCGAGTTGGTGTTCAGCGGGCGGGTGAAGTCCGTCGACCCGGAGACCAAGTCGGTGACCATCGCGTTGACGGCGACCACCGGCGGCAAGAAGATCTTCGGCCGGGCTGTCGCCTCGGCGAAGCTGGCTTAG
- the hadC gene encoding (3R)-hydroxyacyl-ACP dehydratase subunit HadC: MALKTDIRGMSWRYPDYFEVGREQVRQFSRSIKADDQAYYDEAAATELGYDRIVAPLTFVTILAKLIQDDFFRNVDVGFETMQIVQVDQKFVYHAPIHVGDKLYGSLRIESVNERFGADIVMTKNFCHNQDGVLVLEAFTTLMGHEGDNSIQLRWDKESGQVVRTG, from the coding sequence ATGGCCCTCAAAACAGATATTCGCGGCATGAGCTGGCGGTACCCCGATTACTTCGAGGTGGGCCGCGAGCAGGTCCGGCAATTCTCCCGGTCGATCAAGGCCGACGATCAGGCCTACTACGACGAGGCTGCGGCCACCGAGCTCGGCTACGACCGGATCGTCGCCCCGCTGACCTTCGTGACGATCCTGGCGAAACTCATCCAGGACGATTTCTTCCGCAATGTCGACGTCGGCTTCGAAACTATGCAGATCGTGCAGGTCGACCAGAAGTTCGTCTACCATGCGCCGATTCACGTCGGCGACAAGCTGTACGGCAGCCTGCGCATCGAATCGGTGAACGAGCGGTTCGGCGCCGACATCGTCATGACGAAGAACTTCTGTCACAACCAGGATGGCGTGTTGGTCTTGGAGGCTTTCACGACCTTGATGGGCCACGAAGGCGACAACTCGATTCAGCTCAGGTGGGACAAGGAATCGGGCCAGGTCGTCCGAACCGGGTAA
- the secE gene encoding preprotein translocase subunit SecE encodes MSDEGDVADDAAGDGGAVVTKAVARPQRPTGKRSRVRAVEAEDGDDSTDVEAAEKNTAKKSASKSSKSSESSKAKSTQKDKPKKPKKAGSSGSINPFAFVYNYLKQVVAEMRKVIWPNRKQMLTYTSVVLVFLAFMVALVGGADLGLSKLVLLVFG; translated from the coding sequence GTGAGCGACGAAGGCGACGTTGCCGACGACGCCGCAGGCGACGGCGGTGCCGTGGTGACCAAGGCGGTGGCCCGGCCACAGCGACCCACGGGAAAGCGCTCCCGGGTGCGTGCGGTGGAGGCCGAGGACGGCGACGACTCGACCGACGTCGAGGCAGCCGAGAAGAACACGGCCAAGAAGAGCGCGTCCAAGTCCTCGAAGTCTTCGGAGTCATCGAAGGCCAAGTCGACGCAGAAAGACAAGCCGAAGAAGCCGAAGAAGGCCGGTTCGTCCGGCTCGATCAACCCCTTTGCGTTCGTCTACAACTACCTCAAGCAGGTTGTAGCCGAGATGCGGAAGGTGATCTGGCCCAACCGCAAGCAGATGCTCACCTACACGTCGGTGGTGCTGGTTTTCCTGGCCTTCATGGTGGCGCTGGTAGGCGGCGCCGACTTGGGTCTGAGCAAGCTCGTGCTGTTGGTGTTCGGCTGA
- the nusG gene encoding transcription termination/antitermination protein NusG, with translation MTTFDGDTSAGEAVDVDEADAPQDAAAPAEDIDPAAALKAELRSKPGDWYVIHSYAGYENKVKANLETRVQNLDVGDYIFQVEVPTEEVTEIKNGQRKQVNRKVLPGYILVRMDLTDDSWAAVRNTPGVTGFVGATSRPSSLSLDDVVKFLLPPGAAKKATKGAASTAAAAETGGLERPVLEVDYEVGESVTVMDGPFATLPATINEVNAEQQKLKVLVSIFGRETPVELTFSQVSKI, from the coding sequence GTGACGACGTTCGACGGTGATACGTCCGCAGGTGAAGCGGTCGACGTGGACGAGGCTGACGCCCCGCAGGACGCGGCGGCTCCGGCCGAAGATATCGACCCTGCCGCCGCGCTCAAAGCGGAACTGCGCAGCAAGCCCGGTGACTGGTATGTCATTCACTCGTATGCGGGCTACGAGAACAAGGTGAAAGCCAATCTCGAGACCCGCGTGCAGAACCTCGACGTCGGCGACTACATCTTCCAGGTGGAGGTCCCCACCGAAGAGGTCACCGAGATCAAGAACGGCCAGCGCAAGCAGGTCAATCGCAAGGTGTTGCCCGGCTACATCCTGGTGCGCATGGACTTGACCGACGACTCGTGGGCTGCGGTGCGCAACACGCCGGGCGTGACCGGCTTCGTCGGCGCGACGTCGCGTCCGTCGTCGCTCTCGCTCGACGACGTGGTGAAGTTCCTGCTGCCGCCAGGTGCGGCCAAGAAGGCCACCAAGGGGGCGGCCAGTACGGCCGCCGCGGCCGAGACCGGTGGTCTGGAACGTCCCGTTCTCGAGGTCGACTACGAGGTCGGCGAATCGGTGACGGTCATGGACGGGCCGTTCGCGACGCTGCCGGCCACGATCAACGAGGTCAATGCCGAGCAGCAGAAGCTCAAGGTGCTGGTCTCGATCTTCGGCCGTGAGACACCGGTCGAGCTGACCTTCAGCCAGGTGTCCAAGATCTAG
- the rplK gene encoding 50S ribosomal protein L11: MAPKKKKVTGLIKLQIVAGQANPAPPVGPALGQHGVNIMEFCKAYNAATESQRGQVIPVEITVYEDRSFTFALKTPPAAKLLLKAAGVPKGSAEPHKTKVAKVTWDQVREIAETKKTDLNANDIDAAAKIIAGTARSMGITVE, translated from the coding sequence ATGGCCCCGAAGAAGAAGAAAGTCACCGGGCTGATCAAGCTGCAGATCGTTGCCGGACAGGCCAACCCCGCGCCACCCGTCGGCCCGGCGCTCGGTCAGCACGGCGTCAACATCATGGAGTTCTGCAAGGCGTACAACGCTGCCACCGAGAGTCAGCGTGGTCAGGTGATCCCGGTGGAGATCACCGTCTACGAGGACCGCAGCTTCACTTTCGCGCTCAAGACGCCGCCGGCCGCCAAGCTGTTGCTCAAGGCCGCCGGTGTGCCCAAGGGTTCGGCGGAGCCGCACAAGACGAAGGTTGCCAAGGTGACCTGGGACCAGGTGCGTGAGATCGCCGAGACCAAGAAGACCGACCTCAACGCCAACGACATCGACGCGGCCGCCAAGATCATCGCCGGCACCGCCCGCTCGATGGGCATCACGGTCGAATAG
- the rplA gene encoding 50S ribosomal protein L1, translated as MSKTSKAYRAAAEKVDRSNLYTPLQAARLAKETSSTKQDATVEVAIRLGVDPRKADQMVRGTVNLPHGTGKTARVAVFAVGEKADAAVAAGADVVGSDDLIEKIQGGFLDFDAAIATPDQMAKVGRIARVLGPRGLMPNPKTGTVTPDVAKAVADIKGGKINFRVDKQANLHFVIGKASFDEKKLAENYGAALDEVLRHKPSSSKGRYLKKVTVSTTTGPGIPVDPSITRNFTAEAE; from the coding sequence ATGAGCAAGACCAGCAAGGCATACCGCGCTGCCGCCGAGAAGGTGGACCGCAGCAACCTCTACACCCCGTTGCAGGCCGCGCGGCTCGCCAAGGAGACGTCGTCGACAAAGCAGGACGCGACCGTCGAGGTGGCGATCAGGCTCGGCGTCGACCCGCGCAAGGCCGACCAGATGGTGCGCGGCACGGTCAACCTCCCGCACGGTACCGGTAAGACCGCCCGAGTCGCCGTCTTCGCCGTCGGCGAGAAGGCCGACGCTGCCGTCGCCGCCGGAGCCGATGTGGTGGGCAGCGACGACCTGATCGAGAAGATCCAGGGGGGCTTCCTGGATTTCGACGCCGCGATCGCGACGCCCGATCAGATGGCCAAGGTCGGGCGGATCGCTCGGGTGCTCGGTCCGCGAGGCCTGATGCCGAACCCCAAGACCGGCACCGTCACTCCAGATGTTGCCAAGGCCGTCGCCGACATCAAGGGCGGCAAGATCAACTTCCGGGTGGACAAGCAGGCCAACCTGCACTTCGTGATCGGCAAGGCGTCGTTCGACGAGAAGAAGCTCGCCGAAAACTACGGGGCCGCGCTGGACGAGGTGCTGCGGCACAAGCCGTCGTCGTCCAAAGGCCGCTACCTGAAGAAGGTGACCGTGTCCACGACGACCGGCCCCGGTATCCCGGTTGACCCGTCGATCACACGCAACTTCACCGCCGAAGCGGAGTAG
- a CDS encoding IS110 family RNA-guided transposase, translating into MEVVYARCAALDVSKKDAKACIRVQGQGRRATSTTVTTWGSMTNEILALREHLVAEHVECVVIESTSDYWKPFYYLLEEQLNVTLVNAKAARNVPGRKTDVSDAAWLADLGAHGLLRASFVPPPPIRVLRDLTRARTVITRERTKEIQRLEKLLEDTGIKLSAVASEIIGVSGRAMLEALCAGQRDPATLADLAKGTLRKKIPQLTDALRGRFTDHHAFMVRLYLDRLDAHDADLARLDERIEEVIEPFCATRELLMSIPGWSELVATVFIAETGGDMSVFPTAGHLASWAGVVPGCNESAGRVKSASILPGNRHLKAALGVAALSAARSNDTYYSVRYRRIAGTHRPLPKRHNQNKPKRRSSTGQIALVALEHKMLTDAYNMLINGAFYQDPGPDYYTRHNPGQTKAKAIKQLENLGYNVILEPLTGAA; encoded by the coding sequence ATGGAAGTCGTTTATGCGCGGTGCGCGGCCCTCGACGTTTCCAAGAAGGACGCCAAGGCATGTATCCGTGTTCAGGGGCAGGGCCGACGGGCGACGTCGACGACGGTGACCACGTGGGGCTCGATGACCAACGAGATCCTGGCGTTGCGCGAGCATCTGGTGGCCGAGCACGTTGAGTGTGTGGTGATCGAGTCCACCTCGGACTACTGGAAACCGTTTTACTACCTGCTCGAAGAGCAGTTGAACGTGACCCTGGTCAACGCCAAAGCGGCACGCAACGTCCCCGGCCGCAAGACCGATGTCTCCGACGCGGCGTGGCTGGCCGATCTGGGAGCCCATGGGCTGTTGCGCGCATCGTTCGTGCCGCCACCGCCGATTCGGGTGTTGCGCGACCTGACCCGGGCGCGCACCGTGATTACCCGCGAGCGCACCAAAGAGATCCAGCGGCTCGAAAAGCTACTGGAAGACACTGGGATCAAACTCTCCGCGGTGGCCTCAGAGATCATCGGCGTCTCGGGGCGGGCGATGCTCGAAGCGCTGTGTGCCGGCCAGCGCGATCCGGCGACGCTCGCCGATCTAGCCAAAGGGACCCTGCGCAAGAAGATCCCGCAGCTCACCGACGCGCTGCGTGGGCGATTCACCGACCATCACGCGTTTATGGTGCGGTTATACCTTGACCGCCTCGATGCCCACGACGCCGACCTCGCCCGTCTTGATGAGCGCATCGAGGAGGTGATCGAACCTTTTTGCGCGACCCGGGAACTGCTGATGAGTATCCCGGGGTGGTCTGAGCTGGTCGCCACTGTGTTCATCGCCGAAACCGGCGGCGATATGAGCGTGTTTCCCACCGCCGGGCATTTGGCGTCCTGGGCCGGGGTGGTGCCGGGCTGTAACGAATCCGCGGGCCGGGTCAAATCGGCGTCCATCCTGCCCGGTAACCGTCACCTCAAAGCCGCACTTGGTGTTGCGGCCCTGTCGGCGGCCCGCAGCAACGACACCTACTACAGCGTCCGCTACCGACGTATCGCCGGCACTCACCGACCCCTACCCAAGCGCCATAACCAGAACAAACCCAAGCGCCGCTCATCAACCGGCCAGATCGCTTTGGTTGCCCTCGAACACAAGATGCTCACCGACGCCTACAACATGCTGATCAATGGCGCCTTCTACCAGGATCCAGGACCCGACTACTACACCCGGCACAACCCTGGGCAGACCAAAGCCAAAGCAATCAAGCAACTGGAGAATCTTGGCTACAACGTCATTCTCGAACCGCTCACCGGAGCTGCCTAA
- the mmaA4 gene encoding hydroxymycolate synthase MmaA4, translated as MAEKPTGAMTKPTQFDDIQAHYDVSDDFFALFQDPTRTYSCAYFEPWDISLEEAQIAKVDLNLEQLDLKPGMTLLDIGCGWGTTMKRAVEKYDVNVIGLTLSKNQHARSQQVLDAIDTDRSRRVLLHGWEDFNEPVDRIVSIEAFEHFGHENYDDFFKRCFDIMPEDGRMTVQSSVSYHPYDMAARGKRITFETVRFIKFIVTEIFPGGRLPSTEMMVEHGEKAGFVVPAPVSLRPHYIKTLHIWGDTLESNREKAIEVTSQEVYERYMKYLRGCEHYFDDEMLDVSLVTYLKPGAAA; from the coding sequence ATGGCCGAGAAACCGACCGGTGCCATGACCAAGCCCACCCAGTTTGACGACATCCAGGCGCACTACGACGTCTCCGACGACTTCTTCGCATTGTTCCAGGACCCGACTCGGACCTACAGCTGCGCCTACTTCGAGCCGTGGGACATCTCCCTGGAGGAAGCCCAGATCGCCAAGGTCGACCTGAACCTGGAGCAGCTGGATCTGAAGCCGGGTATGACGCTGCTGGACATCGGCTGCGGCTGGGGCACCACCATGAAGCGCGCCGTCGAGAAGTACGACGTCAACGTCATCGGTCTCACCCTGTCCAAGAACCAGCACGCCCGCTCCCAACAGGTGCTCGACGCGATCGACACCGACCGCTCCCGGCGGGTGCTCCTGCACGGCTGGGAGGACTTCAACGAACCGGTCGACCGGATCGTCTCCATCGAGGCCTTCGAGCACTTCGGGCACGAGAACTACGACGACTTCTTCAAGCGCTGTTTCGACATCATGCCCGAGGACGGCCGGATGACCGTGCAGAGCAGCGTGAGCTATCACCCGTATGACATGGCGGCCCGCGGCAAGCGGATCACCTTCGAGACGGTGCGCTTCATCAAATTCATCGTGACCGAGATCTTCCCGGGTGGCCGGCTGCCGTCCACGGAGATGATGGTCGAGCATGGCGAGAAGGCCGGATTCGTTGTACCCGCACCAGTTTCGCTGCGCCCCCACTACATCAAGACACTGCACATCTGGGGCGACACCCTGGAGTCCAACCGGGAGAAGGCCATCGAGGTGACCTCGCAAGAGGTCTACGAGCGGTACATGAAGTATCTGCGTGGTTGCGAGCACTACTTCGACGACGAGATGCTCGACGTGAGCCTGGTGACCTATCTCAAGCCTGGGGCGGCCGCCTAG